The Cronobacter sakazakii genome has a window encoding:
- a CDS encoding flagellar basal body P-ring protein FlgI: MFKSLTGFLLLLVATFAQADRIRDLTTVQGVRENSLIGYGLVVGLDGTGDQTTQTPFTTQSLNNMLSQLGITVPAGTNMQLKNVAAVMVTASYPAFARQGQAIDVVVSSMGNAKSLRGGTLLMTPLKGVDNQVYALAQGNILIGGAGASAGGSSVQVNQLNGGRITNGAVIERELPTQFGSGNTINLQLNNDDFTLAQQIADTINRARGYGSAVPLDARTVQVRAPTGGSSQVQLLAGIQNLEVNVAVQDAKVIINSRTGSVVMNREVALDSCAVAQGNLSVTVNQQANVSQPNTPFGGGQTVVTPQTQIDMRQSGGALQRVTSSANLNSVVRALNALGATPMDLMSILQSMQSAGCLRAKLEII; encoded by the coding sequence ATGTTTAAATCGCTTACAGGATTCCTGCTGTTGCTCGTCGCGACGTTCGCGCAGGCTGACCGCATTCGTGACTTAACCACCGTACAGGGCGTGCGTGAAAACTCCCTGATCGGCTACGGCCTGGTGGTGGGCCTTGATGGCACCGGTGACCAGACGACCCAGACGCCGTTTACCACCCAGAGCCTGAACAACATGCTCTCGCAGCTCGGGATCACCGTTCCGGCGGGCACTAACATGCAGCTGAAAAACGTGGCGGCCGTGATGGTCACCGCCTCTTACCCGGCGTTCGCACGCCAGGGGCAGGCCATCGACGTGGTGGTCTCCTCAATGGGTAACGCCAAAAGCCTGCGCGGCGGTACGCTCCTGATGACGCCGCTGAAAGGCGTCGATAACCAGGTGTACGCGCTGGCGCAAGGCAACATTCTGATTGGCGGCGCGGGCGCTTCCGCAGGCGGCAGCAGCGTGCAGGTGAACCAGCTTAACGGCGGGCGTATTACCAACGGCGCGGTAATCGAGCGCGAACTGCCGACCCAGTTCGGCTCCGGCAACACCATTAACCTGCAACTTAATAATGATGACTTTACACTGGCGCAGCAGATTGCCGACACCATTAACCGCGCGCGCGGCTATGGCTCCGCGGTACCGCTGGACGCCCGTACCGTTCAGGTACGTGCACCGACCGGCGGCAGCTCGCAGGTGCAGTTACTGGCAGGCATTCAGAACCTTGAAGTGAATGTCGCGGTGCAGGACGCCAAAGTCATTATTAACTCGCGCACCGGCTCGGTGGTGATGAACCGTGAAGTGGCGCTCGACAGCTGTGCGGTCGCACAGGGCAACCTCTCTGTGACGGTTAACCAGCAGGCCAACGTCAGCCAGCCGAATACGCCATTTGGCGGCGGCCAGACGGTCGTGACGCCGCAAACCCAGATCGATATGCGCCAGAGTGGCGGTGCGCTGCAACGCGTTACCTCCAGCGCCAACCTGAACAGCGTGGTACGTGCGCTTAACGCGCTGGGCGCCACGCCGATGGACCTGATGTCGATTCTGCAATCCATGCAAAGCGCGGGCTGTCTGCGCGCCAAACTGGAAATCATCTGA
- the flgK gene encoding flagellar hook-associated protein FlgK has protein sequence MSSSLINSAMSGLSAAQTALSTVSNNISNYNVAGYTRQTTVLGQSNSTMTQGGWVGNGVYVSGIQREYDAFITNQLNAAQNQSSGLTTRYEQMSKIDDMVSGTTNNISTTMQDFFKSLQTLASNAEDPAARQTLLGKADGLVNQFKVVDQYLRDQDKQVNTAVTASVQQINNYATQIASLNEQITRLTGMGAGASPNDLLDQRDQLVSELNKIVGVDVSVQDGNTFNVTMANGYNLVQGSKASQVAAVPSSADPSRTTIAFVDKTAGNIEIPEKLVTSGSLGGLFAFRSEDLDQARNNLGQIALAFGDAFNKQHEAGFDANGDAGKAFFKLGSPAAMSNARNTGSASLTASITDSTAVKASNYQMAYDGTNWKVTRLSDNVTVNATPTTDGAGNVTALEFDGLKIGITGAAANKDTFIVKPVNDVIISMDVNVHDESEIAMASDATSGESDNRNGKALLDLQNSKVVGGSKTFNDAYAAFISEVGNKTNTLKSSSTTQTNVVTQLTNQQQSISGVNLDEEYGNLQRYQQYYMANAQVLQTASALFDALLQIR, from the coding sequence ATGTCCAGTAGCTTAATTAATAGCGCCATGAGTGGCCTGAGTGCGGCACAAACCGCACTGAGCACGGTGAGCAATAACATTTCTAACTATAACGTCGCAGGCTATACCCGCCAGACCACCGTTCTGGGGCAGTCTAACAGCACCATGACGCAGGGCGGCTGGGTCGGCAACGGCGTTTATGTTTCTGGTATTCAGCGTGAATATGATGCGTTCATCACCAATCAGCTGAACGCCGCGCAAAACCAGAGCAGCGGCTTAACCACCCGCTATGAGCAGATGTCGAAAATCGACGATATGGTCTCTGGCACCACCAACAATATCTCCACCACTATGCAGGATTTCTTCAAAAGCCTGCAGACGCTGGCTAGCAACGCCGAAGATCCGGCAGCGCGTCAGACCCTGCTCGGTAAAGCTGACGGTCTGGTAAACCAGTTTAAAGTGGTGGATCAGTATCTGCGCGACCAGGATAAACAGGTCAATACGGCCGTGACCGCCAGCGTCCAGCAGATCAACAACTACGCGACCCAGATTGCGTCGCTGAACGAACAGATCACCCGCCTGACCGGTATGGGCGCGGGCGCGTCGCCAAACGATCTGCTGGATCAGCGCGATCAGCTGGTGAGCGAACTGAATAAAATCGTCGGCGTGGATGTGTCCGTTCAGGACGGCAACACCTTTAACGTGACGATGGCGAACGGCTATAACCTGGTGCAGGGCAGTAAGGCAAGCCAGGTGGCTGCCGTGCCGTCCAGCGCCGATCCGTCTCGTACGACGATTGCATTTGTCGACAAGACCGCCGGGAACATTGAGATCCCGGAAAAGCTGGTCACCAGTGGTTCACTGGGCGGCCTGTTCGCCTTCCGCAGCGAAGATCTCGATCAGGCGCGTAATAACCTTGGCCAGATAGCGCTGGCTTTTGGTGACGCGTTCAACAAACAGCACGAAGCGGGCTTTGACGCTAACGGCGACGCCGGTAAGGCTTTCTTTAAGCTCGGTTCTCCGGCGGCCATGAGCAACGCGCGTAACACGGGCTCCGCTTCGCTGACGGCAAGCATTACCGACAGCACGGCGGTGAAAGCCAGCAACTACCAGATGGCGTATGACGGCACGAACTGGAAAGTGACGCGTCTGTCTGACAACGTCACCGTGAACGCGACGCCGACCACCGATGGTGCCGGCAACGTGACCGCGCTGGAGTTTGACGGCCTGAAGATCGGCATTACGGGCGCGGCTGCGAACAAAGATACCTTCATCGTGAAGCCGGTTAACGACGTCATCATCAGCATGGATGTGAATGTCCATGACGAGTCTGAAATCGCGATGGCGTCAGACGCGACCTCTGGCGAGAGCGACAACCGTAACGGCAAAGCGCTGCTGGATCTGCAAAACAGCAAAGTCGTCGGCGGCAGCAAAACGTTTAACGATGCTTACGCGGCGTTTATCAGTGAAGTGGGTAACAAAACCAACACGCTGAAAAGCTCCAGTACGACCCAGACTAACGTGGTCACGCAGTTGACTAACCAGCAGCAGTCCATTTCCGGGGTTAACCTGGATGAAGAATACGGCAACCTGCAACGCTATCAGCAGTACTACATGGCGAATGCTCAGGTGCTGCAAACCGCGTCCGCGCTGTTTGACGCGCTTCTCCAGATTCGCTAA
- the flgJ gene encoding flagellar assembly peptidoglycan hydrolase FlgJ codes for MLTDSKLLSSAAFDAQSLNDLKAKVSKDPNGNLKSVARQMEGMFVQMMLKSMREALPKDGLFSSDQTRLYTSMYDQQIAQQMTAGKGLGLADMMVKQMGGEAASTEQPAAAADNVAQVPMKFDIDTMNSYRNQAITQIVRQAMPKAPTNEEPLSGDSKDFLAQLSLPAKLASQQSGVPHHLILAQAALESGWGQRQIRKENGEPSFNIFGVKATSSWKGPVTEITTTEYENGEAKKVKAKFRVYGSYLEALSDYVGMLTRNPRYAAVTTAASAEEGAQALQNAGYATDPNYARKLTSMIQQMKSFGEKVSKAYSQDISSLF; via the coding sequence ATGCTGACTGATAGCAAATTACTGTCCAGCGCCGCCTTTGACGCGCAATCACTGAATGACCTGAAAGCGAAGGTTTCAAAGGATCCGAACGGCAACCTGAAATCGGTTGCCCGTCAGATGGAAGGGATGTTCGTGCAAATGATGCTGAAAAGCATGCGCGAAGCGCTGCCCAAGGATGGGCTGTTCAGTAGCGATCAGACCCGGCTTTACACCAGTATGTACGATCAGCAAATCGCCCAGCAGATGACGGCGGGCAAAGGCTTAGGCCTCGCTGACATGATGGTCAAACAGATGGGCGGCGAGGCGGCTTCCACCGAGCAGCCCGCTGCCGCGGCGGATAACGTGGCTCAGGTGCCGATGAAGTTTGATATCGACACCATGAACAGCTACCGCAACCAGGCAATTACCCAGATTGTGCGCCAGGCGATGCCGAAAGCGCCGACCAACGAAGAGCCGCTCTCCGGCGACAGCAAAGACTTCCTGGCGCAGCTTTCGCTGCCTGCGAAACTTGCGAGCCAGCAGAGCGGCGTGCCTCATCACCTGATTCTGGCGCAGGCTGCGCTGGAATCCGGCTGGGGCCAACGCCAGATCCGCAAAGAGAACGGTGAGCCGAGCTTTAACATTTTCGGCGTGAAGGCGACATCGTCCTGGAAAGGGCCGGTGACCGAAATTACCACCACCGAATATGAAAACGGCGAAGCGAAAAAAGTGAAGGCGAAGTTTCGCGTTTACGGCTCTTATCTTGAGGCGCTGTCCGATTACGTGGGCATGCTGACGCGCAACCCGCGCTATGCGGCGGTGACTACGGCCGCGTCGGCGGAAGAGGGCGCGCAAGCGTTACAGAACGCCGGTTACGCGACCGATCCGAACTACGCCCGCAAGCTGACCAGCATGATCCAGCAGATGAAATCGTTCGGTGAAAAGGTGAGCAAAGCGTACAGCCAGGATATCTCGTCGCTGTTCTGA